The following are encoded in a window of Carya illinoinensis cultivar Pawnee chromosome 15, C.illinoinensisPawnee_v1, whole genome shotgun sequence genomic DNA:
- the LOC122297834 gene encoding 3-oxo-Delta(4,5)-steroid 5-beta-reductase-like, whose protein sequence is MTSTKRSKLFHNLPESQNDVKAGVIFEIGFSAFYSIYKLEQSAPTYLTTKRELRNLDRRSAGSSRTLSSNPTLFFLQFSSFCFFLSHILIIMINWLWARAVGATKRINEAEEAVPPGSYQSVGLVIGVTGIVGNSLAEILPLPDTPGGPWKVYGVARRPRPKWNAKHPVHYIQCDISNSGETEAKLSQLADVTHIFYVTWASRQTEAENCEVNGAMFSNVLRALIPNAPKLRHICLQTGAKHYVGPFESFGKIQPHEPPFTEDLPRLNVPNFYYTQEDILFEEAKKKQGLTWSIHRPNVIFGFSPYSMMNVIGTLCVYAAICKQEGLPLKFPGSKASWEGYSVASDADLIAEQQIWATVDPNARNEAFNCNNGDVFKWKHLWKVLAERFGIEKYGFEEGEKVSLVEMMKDKGPVWEEIVRKNHLQPTKLEEVGLWWFADLMLCVVGALDSMNKSKEHGFLGFRNSKTSLITWVDKMKVHNIVP, encoded by the exons ATGACAAGTACCAAACGATCCAAACTGTTCCATAACCTCCCAGAAAGCCAAAATGATGTCAAGGCTGGGGTCATCTTCGAGATCGGATTTTCTGCTTTTTATTCCATATATAAGTTAGAGCAGAGTGCTCCTACATATTTAACCACTAAGAGAGAGCTTAGGAATTTGGATCGAAGGTCGGCTGGAAGTAGCAGGACTCTTTCTTCCAACCCCACTCTCTTCTTCCTTCAATTTTCATCCTTTTGTTTCTTCCTCTCCCACATTCTCATAATCATGATCAACTGGCTGTGGGCTAGAGCTGTTGGTGCTACAAAg AGGATAAACGAAGCCGAAGAAGCAGTACCACCAGGAAGCTACCAAAGTGTGGGCCTGGTGATCGGCGTGACTGGAATCGTGGGCAACAGCCTCGCCGAAATCCTCCCTCTCCCTGATACCCCGGGAGGCCCGTGGAAGGTCTATGGCGTGGCGCGTCGTCCTCGTCCCAAGTGGAATGCGAAGCATCCAGTCCATTACATCCAGTGCGACATCTCGAACTCAGGCGAAACCGAAGCAAAGCTTTCCCAATTAGCAGATGTCACCCACATCTTCTATGTCACTTGGGCTAGCCGACAAACCGAGGCCGAGAACTGCGAGGTCAACGGCGCTATGTTCAGCAACGTGCTCCGTGCTCTGATTCCGAACGCTCCGAAACTCCGCCACATCTGCCTCCAGACGGGAGCTAAACACTACGTCGGACCCTTCGAGTCTTTTGGCAAGATCCAACCCCACGAGCCACCTTTCACGGAGGACTTGCCCCGACTGAACGTGCCGAATTTCTACTACACCCAGGAGGATATTTTGTTTGAAGAGGCGAAGAAGAAGCAAGGCTTGACTTGGTCCATTCACCGACCCAACGTTATATTCGGATTTTCCCCCTATAGCATGATGAACGTAATAGGCACGCTTTGTGTATATGCAGCAATATGCAAGCAGGAGGGGCTTCCTTTGAAGTTCCCTGGAAGCAAAGCGAGCTGGGAAGGGTACTCAGTGGCTTCAGATGCTGATCTTATTGCAGAGCAGCAGATATGGGCAACAGTAGACCCGAATGCAAGGAACGAAGCGTTTAACTGCAACAACGGGGACGTGTTCAAGTGGAAGCATCTTTGGAAGGTGTTGGCGGAGAGATTTGGGATTGAGAAGTATGGATTTGAGGAGGGTGAGAAAGTTAGCTTGGTGGAGATGATGAAGGACAAGGGACCAGTGTGGGAGGAGATTGTGAGGAAGAATCATCTGCAACCCACGAAGTTGGAGGAGGTTGGGCTGTGGTGGTTTGCGGACTTGATGCTGTGTGTGGTGGGTGCGTTGGACAGTATGAATAAGAGCAAGGAGCATGGTTTCTTGGGGTTCAGGAACTCCAAGACTTCTCTAATCACTTGGGTTGATAAGATGAAAGTCCACAATATTGTACCTTGA